Proteins encoded by one window of ANME-2 cluster archaeon:
- a CDS encoding molecular chaperone TorD family protein, whose translation MNENDFLIHEKARGDVYRFLSQCYRGPDHDLIEKVNDLQKAADIIDPGTGSIFPSIEKLNELLIDHSQLFVGPFKLQAPPYGSVYLEGERKVMGNSTLDAIRRYKAAGLDISDDHKESPDHITVELEFMYYLIHKELQVIKQADIEGTLDNLNVQVRFLQDHLGAWVPGFSDNIEQNTGTGFYKNLAGFTRAFIEKDMADLRETIDGLSS comes from the coding sequence ATGAACGAAAACGATTTTTTAATTCATGAAAAGGCCAGAGGTGATGTGTATAGATTTCTTTCACAGTGCTACCGTGGGCCTGACCATGACCTTATTGAAAAAGTGAACGACCTGCAAAAAGCTGCAGATATCATTGACCCTGGCACGGGAAGTATCTTCCCAAGTATTGAAAAACTCAACGAATTACTGATAGACCACTCACAGCTGTTTGTCGGGCCTTTCAAATTGCAGGCCCCCCCCTATGGCTCCGTATACCTGGAAGGGGAGAGGAAGGTCATGGGCAACTCAACCCTGGATGCGATCAGAAGATACAAAGCAGCCGGACTGGATATCTCAGACGACCACAAAGAATCACCGGACCATATTACTGTTGAACTGGAATTTATGTATTACCTCATCCATAAAGAGTTGCAGGTAATCAAACAGGCCGATATAGAAGGTACCCTGGATAACCTGAATGTGCAGGTCCGGTTCCTTCAGGACCATCTTGGCGCATGGGTGCCTGGATTTTCAGATAATATCGAACAAAATACCGGCACCGGATTTTATAAGAACCTGGCCGGGTTCACAAGAGCTTTTATTGAAAAAGACATGGCCGACCTGAGAGAAACAATAGATGGACTTTCATCGTGA
- a CDS encoding 4Fe-4S dicluster domain-containing protein, giving the protein MGTGIFGFLKVLDGISDKDLVNIDIKKCIRYLNKHSSCSRCQENCPTGAIRLDGQDIRIDGFLCTGCGICLNVCPNPVFSLKDIEPGTVVKAAKDSELITICCSGKGTSLQVPCLGFLNEAVLLQMASINKEVVLNMSACQMCDYSTAREIILGHIDAANSVLQCFLVKRQIKVKDDDTAIKPEHESFTRKFITHFSDRKPCYGYSRQSMFIDALKTLGPASLKVMDAGNLPFGTIEVRSSCNGCGICVAVCPMDAITIEKNDDFLLMFKPFLCTGCGLCSQLCPEGSLCPGTDIDLDVLFREKTTKVIQIKRVKCKECATLFVPSYEQLLCASCKKNKDIEDSFFSHKQQ; this is encoded by the coding sequence ATGGGAACCGGTATATTTGGATTTCTTAAAGTACTTGATGGGATATCTGATAAGGATCTGGTGAATATCGATATCAAAAAATGTATACGATATCTCAATAAGCATTCATCCTGTTCAAGATGTCAGGAAAATTGTCCTACCGGTGCGATAAGACTTGATGGGCAGGATATCAGGATCGATGGCTTCTTATGTACCGGCTGTGGAATTTGTTTGAATGTTTGCCCGAACCCGGTATTTTCACTTAAGGATATTGAACCGGGAACAGTAGTTAAAGCGGCAAAAGACAGTGAATTGATAACCATATGCTGCTCTGGAAAGGGCACATCCCTTCAGGTCCCTTGCCTTGGGTTCTTGAATGAGGCTGTCCTTCTTCAGATGGCTTCAATAAATAAGGAGGTGGTGCTGAACATGTCTGCATGCCAGATGTGTGATTATTCAACAGCACGTGAAATAATCCTCGGTCACATTGATGCGGCAAATTCAGTGCTCCAGTGTTTCCTGGTGAAACGTCAGATCAAAGTAAAGGATGACGACACTGCTATTAAACCTGAACATGAATCCTTTACACGGAAATTCATCACCCATTTCTCTGATCGAAAACCCTGTTACGGATACTCCAGGCAGTCAATGTTCATTGATGCATTGAAGACATTGGGCCCTGCCAGTCTGAAGGTCATGGACGCAGGGAATCTGCCATTTGGTACTATCGAGGTCAGGTCATCCTGTAATGGATGTGGGATATGTGTTGCCGTATGCCCCATGGATGCCATAACCATTGAAAAGAATGATGATTTCCTCTTGATGTTCAAACCTTTCCTGTGTACCGGTTGCGGTCTGTGCAGCCAGCTGTGCCCGGAAGGTTCCCTATGTCCCGGAACAGATATCGACCTTGATGTTCTGTTCAGGGAAAAAACGACCAAAGTCATACAGATAAAAAGAGTGAAATGTAAAGAGTGTGCAACGTTGTTTGTTCCGTCTTACGAACAGCTGCTATGTGCTTCCTGTAAAAAGAACAAAGATATTGAAGATTCTTTTTTTTCACACAAACAGCAATGA
- the thpR gene encoding RNA 2',3'-cyclic phosphodiesterase: MIRTFIAVELPHDMTEAIRTIQQEMDFKGLKLVEPDLVHLTMKFLGDIPESQVEPISQALAGIDCPPFPAMIAGVGVFPKPAYMKVIWLGARGEFEHLHGEVERTLKEFRFKKDRGKFTAHATLARVRHLDEPTKEHLAQVLTGLQDVDLGEFTVEHITVKKSTLTPRGPIYETLKKIPL; encoded by the coding sequence ATGATCCGCACATTCATAGCCGTAGAACTCCCGCACGACATGACAGAGGCCATCCGAACGATCCAGCAGGAGATGGATTTCAAAGGTTTGAAACTGGTAGAGCCCGACCTGGTGCACCTGACTATGAAATTCCTGGGTGACATACCGGAATCACAGGTGGAACCCATTTCCCAGGCCCTTGCCGGTATTGACTGCCCCCCGTTCCCTGCCATGATCGCAGGGGTTGGCGTGTTCCCCAAGCCTGCATACATGAAAGTGATATGGCTGGGTGCACGGGGTGAGTTCGAACATTTGCATGGGGAAGTGGAGCGTACCCTCAAAGAGTTCAGGTTCAAGAAGGACCGCGGGAAATTCACGGCTCATGCCACCCTGGCCCGGGTCAGGCATCTGGATGAGCCAACTAAGGAACATCTGGCACAGGTACTGACCGGGTTGCAGGATGTGGACCTGGGCGAGTTCACGGTCGAACACATCACAGTTAAAAAGAGCACACTAACGCCCAGGGGACCCATATACGAAACCCTGAAGAAAATCCCACTATAA
- a CDS encoding CCA tRNA nucleotidyltransferase, with the protein MTKNNILTEILGRIKPTAHEQQRMHKVADQIISLVDQAAAGSGLPDVSGALVGSAARGTWISGEHDLDIFIMFPEETSREELKTMGLRIARQVASNAVRFEERYAEHPYIHAYFGDFEVDLVPCFRVGSAAHIKSAVDRTPFHNLFILERIKGLEDEVLLLKQFMKGAGVYGSDLRTGGFSGYLAELLIIHYGTFAGVLEAADSWKPGITIDIMEHGDRKHTDPLVMVDPTDPGRNVAAALTLDRFAGFIDRARQYLVPSVIEPLEQFLPGMLEQFFPSQETPMSDVEFDFITGTRGTSLVAVVFDRPDVVEDVLYPQLFMLHGSITELLSRYGFQVLNSDVWAGDGEAAVVLEMEVQQLPPVKKHLGPPVWEKSHAGSFKLKYLQNKGLSEVYIEKGRYVVDVHRKYTDVAELLRNELHTCRLGKHVGKNIQTGFKVLQGRELLEIDSQRFREFLTGFFHLNAGQ; encoded by the coding sequence ATGACTAAAAACAACATATTGACAGAGATCCTGGGCAGAATAAAACCCACTGCGCATGAACAGCAAAGGATGCACAAAGTTGCAGACCAGATCATATCACTGGTTGACCAGGCGGCCGCTGGTTCGGGCTTACCTGATGTTTCAGGTGCGCTTGTAGGTTCTGCTGCAAGGGGAACCTGGATATCGGGTGAACATGACCTGGATATTTTCATCATGTTCCCTGAGGAAACATCCAGAGAAGAACTGAAAACCATGGGACTGAGAATTGCCAGGCAGGTGGCGTCCAATGCTGTTCGGTTTGAAGAACGTTATGCAGAGCATCCATACATTCATGCATATTTTGGCGATTTTGAGGTGGACCTTGTACCCTGCTTCAGGGTCGGGAGTGCAGCGCACATAAAATCCGCAGTTGACAGGACACCTTTCCATAATCTGTTCATTCTTGAAAGGATAAAGGGACTGGAAGATGAGGTGCTGTTGCTCAAACAGTTCATGAAAGGCGCAGGTGTGTACGGTTCAGACCTCAGGACCGGCGGGTTCTCGGGATACCTCGCAGAATTACTCATCATCCATTACGGTACGTTCGCCGGTGTACTTGAAGCTGCAGATAGCTGGAAACCCGGCATTACCATAGACATTATGGAACATGGGGACAGGAAGCATACTGACCCGCTGGTTATGGTGGACCCCACCGATCCGGGCAGGAATGTCGCAGCGGCACTGACACTGGACAGGTTTGCAGGGTTCATTGACAGGGCACGGCAATACCTGGTTCCTTCTGTAATTGAACCGCTGGAACAGTTCCTTCCTGGAATGTTGGAACAATTCTTTCCCTCTCAGGAAACACCCATGAGTGATGTGGAATTCGACTTCATTACCGGTACACGCGGGACATCCCTGGTGGCCGTGGTCTTTGACAGGCCAGATGTGGTTGAGGACGTGCTCTATCCCCAGCTGTTCATGCTGCACGGCAGTATTACAGAACTGCTGTCACGGTATGGATTCCAGGTCCTGAACAGTGATGTATGGGCTGGTGACGGGGAAGCGGCTGTAGTGCTGGAAATGGAAGTGCAGCAACTACCACCCGTAAAAAAACACCTGGGACCACCTGTCTGGGAAAAGTCCCATGCCGGAAGCTTCAAACTGAAGTACCTGCAAAATAAGGGTTTATCAGAGGTATATATCGAGAAAGGCAGGTATGTTGTGGATGTGCATCGAAAATACACGGATGTAGCCGAACTTTTACGCAATGAGCTCCATACATGCCGGTTGGGTAAACACGTGGGCAAGAATATACAAACGGGCTTCAAAGTGTTGCAGGGCAGGGAGTTACTGGAAATCGATTCTCAAAGGTTCAGGGAATTCCTTACAGGGTTTTTCCACCTGAATGCAGGTCAATAA
- a CDS encoding histone deacetylase, with the protein MQVGIVYSKDYLEHDTGMHPENAGRLKAIMNRLGDSHLIDLLSPVKPVHASIEQLQLVHTSDHIRIVRDFSSKKMALDRDTPTSIRSYEVALLAAGGVIVGVDAVLDGMDSVFALVRPPGHHAEPDRSMGFCLFNNVAIAARYAQQKGLGKVLIVDWDVHHGNGTQRAFYKDSSVLYFSIHQYPHYPGTGRVDEIGVGEGRGYTINVPLPGGANDADYLYVFNEILAPAARKFRPDIILVSAGQDGHRNDPLAGMNLTSAGFGQMTGVVRLLAEELCSGKLVLALEGGYDYGALSDSVVMIFRALLGEMGDVPEMGEVTEMRDVSASTRHLVEKVIDLHSGGKTL; encoded by the coding sequence ATGCAGGTGGGAATTGTATATTCTAAGGATTACCTGGAGCATGATACAGGCATGCATCCGGAAAATGCCGGGCGTTTGAAGGCCATTATGAATCGCCTGGGCGATTCTCATCTTATTGACCTGCTAAGTCCTGTAAAACCGGTTCATGCTTCCATTGAACAATTACAACTGGTACATACTTCTGACCATATTCGTATCGTGAGGGACTTTTCATCGAAGAAAATGGCCCTGGACAGGGATACACCGACCAGTATTCGCTCGTATGAGGTTGCTTTGCTGGCTGCCGGCGGTGTTATAGTGGGAGTGGATGCGGTCCTGGATGGGATGGACAGTGTATTTGCCCTGGTGCGCCCTCCTGGCCATCACGCCGAGCCGGACAGGAGTATGGGTTTTTGCCTGTTCAACAATGTGGCAATAGCGGCCAGGTATGCGCAACAAAAAGGGTTGGGAAAGGTACTAATCGTTGACTGGGACGTGCATCACGGCAACGGCACCCAGCGGGCATTCTACAAGGACAGTTCGGTGCTCTATTTTTCCATTCACCAGTACCCCCATTATCCGGGTACGGGAAGGGTGGATGAGATTGGAGTGGGGGAGGGCAGAGGATATACTATCAATGTACCGTTGCCCGGGGGTGCCAACGATGCTGATTATCTGTATGTGTTCAATGAGATTCTGGCACCTGCCGCCCGTAAATTCAGGCCAGACATCATTCTGGTGAGTGCAGGGCAGGACGGGCACAGGAACGACCCCCTGGCAGGCATGAACCTGACCTCTGCAGGTTTTGGACAGATGACCGGGGTGGTTCGTTTGCTTGCAGAAGAACTTTGTAGCGGGAAACTGGTACTTGCACTGGAAGGGGGGTATGATTATGGTGCACTGTCAGATTCGGTGGTCATGATATTCAGGGCCCTTCTTGGTGAAATGGGTGATGTTCCGGAGATGGGAGAAGTCACTGAAATGAGAGACGTATCAGCCTCTACACGCCATCTCGTAGAGAAAGTTATTGACCTGCATTCAGGTGGAAAAACCCTGTAA
- a CDS encoding DUF2111 domain-containing protein has translation MVGIAITRDSTAQELEPIAMAIFSAVGLPITMRSKNKKGIRIENNKVLDYNYTGAYLERAMEEGKTIHGFADKGPYKDVPVVVSPIKDSNGEVVGAIGVVNLAGFIDLTRL, from the coding sequence ATGGTCGGAATAGCAATTACCAGGGATTCTACGGCGCAGGAGTTAGAACCGATAGCTATGGCCATATTTTCTGCTGTCGGACTGCCTATTACCATGAGAAGCAAGAATAAAAAAGGCATCAGGATAGAGAATAATAAGGTTCTTGATTATAATTACACTGGGGCTTACCTTGAGAGAGCAATGGAGGAAGGCAAGACCATACACGGATTTGCAGACAAAGGTCCGTATAAGGATGTTCCTGTCGTCGTTTCTCCGATCAAGGACAGCAATGGAGAGGTCGTCGGCGCAATAGGTGTCGTTAACCTTGCAGGTTTTATTGACCTGACCCGACTCTGA
- a CDS encoding 6-pyruvoyl tetrahydropterin synthase family protein: METLKPLPGDTKLFIELDGWMAKLRFSASHLIPDHPKCGRLHGHTYAVSVRVEGTQAGEFIIDFMVLKDIVKDICDRLDHRVLVAKDDPRLKITEENGHYTVEIVKSCKHYVLPQDDVLLLPIHSVSAEDLCKYFLHELSVGIMENGSTGNITGLHVRVDEGIGQGAGCTMDLEKMRG; the protein is encoded by the coding sequence ATGGAAACCCTTAAACCTCTCCCTGGTGATACGAAATTGTTTATTGAACTTGATGGCTGGATGGCAAAGCTCAGATTTTCTGCCAGTCATCTGATACCTGACCATCCGAAATGCGGGCGGTTGCACGGTCATACATATGCGGTTAGCGTGCGTGTTGAAGGAACCCAGGCAGGGGAGTTCATAATTGATTTCATGGTACTCAAAGATATTGTCAAGGATATCTGTGACCGGCTTGACCACAGGGTACTGGTTGCAAAAGATGACCCGCGGTTGAAGATAACTGAAGAGAACGGACATTATACCGTGGAGATCGTAAAAAGCTGTAAACACTATGTCCTGCCTCAGGATGATGTATTGCTGCTGCCAATACATTCAGTCAGCGCTGAAGACCTCTGTAAGTATTTCTTACATGAACTATCAGTGGGAATTATGGAGAATGGGTCTACGGGTAATATTACCGGCCTGCATGTCAGGGTGGATGAGGGAATCGGACAGGGTGCCGGGTGTACTATGGACCTTGAAAAAATGCGCGGATGA
- a CDS encoding TRAM domain-containing protein, producing MARNQKDYFYHKAKNEGYRSRASYKLDQINKKHNVIKAGDSVVDLGAAPGGWLQMAKELSGGRVVGVDLQKIKPIDGVETIKGDITRDTTLNKIEEIIGEHGADVVICDAAPNLTGSWDLDHGRSIALSESALAIAKKLLRPGGNFVVKVFQGDMFKDFLDEAKENFVYLRSFTPRASRKESAEIYVIGKKFLSTLIKKGQEYDVDILEIGDQGDGITRVGDFVVFVPDTKLGQHIRVRITDVKPNFAFADIIEIG from the coding sequence ATGGCCCGAAACCAGAAAGACTATTTCTACCACAAAGCAAAGAACGAGGGGTATCGTTCCAGAGCTTCTTATAAACTGGACCAGATCAATAAAAAGCACAACGTCATCAAAGCCGGAGATTCGGTAGTGGACCTGGGCGCTGCTCCGGGGGGCTGGCTGCAAATGGCAAAAGAACTGTCTGGCGGAAGGGTTGTTGGTGTGGATCTGCAAAAGATAAAGCCCATTGATGGTGTGGAGACCATTAAAGGTGACATCACTCGAGACACTACACTTAATAAGATCGAGGAGATCATTGGCGAGCACGGGGCCGATGTGGTGATATGCGATGCGGCACCTAACCTGACCGGCAGCTGGGACCTTGACCATGGCCGCTCCATTGCCCTAAGTGAATCTGCATTAGCAATTGCAAAAAAGCTATTAAGACCGGGAGGCAACTTTGTGGTCAAGGTGTTCCAGGGAGATATGTTCAAAGATTTCCTGGATGAAGCGAAGGAGAATTTCGTGTATTTACGCTCATTTACGCCCCGAGCCTCACGCAAAGAAAGCGCTGAGATATATGTGATAGGAAAGAAGTTCCTGTCAACTTTGATCAAGAAGGGCCAGGAATATGATGTGGATATCCTGGAAATCGGTGACCAGGGGGATGGCATTACCAGGGTCGGAGATTTTGTGGTATTTGTACCGGATACGAAGCTGGGACAGCACATCAGGGTACGGATCACTGATGTGAAACCGAATTTTGCTTTTGCAGACATTATAGAAATAGGGTGA